A DNA window from Mesoplasma coleopterae contains the following coding sequences:
- the upp gene encoding uracil phosphoribosyltransferase: MAFTELKHPLIIDKLSRMRRKETSSKDFRENLNEIAQLMVYEIFRDLELEPIEIETPMTKTTGYTIDKPIVLVPILRAGIGMLDGIQKLIPTARIAHIGLYRDEETLEIHQYFAKKTESIDESYVIIVDPMLATGGSANKAIDIVKGWGVKNIKFVCLVAVEPGISNVLEKHPDVEIYAASKDEKLSDKGYIIPGLGDAGDRIFGTK; encoded by the coding sequence ATGGCATTTACAGAGTTAAAACATCCTTTGATAATTGATAAATTATCAAGAATGCGTAGAAAAGAAACATCATCAAAAGATTTTAGGGAAAATCTTAACGAAATAGCTCAATTAATGGTCTATGAAATCTTCAGAGATTTAGAACTTGAACCAATTGAAATTGAAACACCGATGACAAAAACAACAGGTTATACAATTGATAAACCAATTGTGTTAGTTCCAATTTTAAGAGCCGGTATAGGAATGTTAGATGGAATTCAAAAATTAATTCCAACAGCAAGAATAGCTCACATAGGGCTTTACCGTGATGAAGAAACTTTAGAAATTCATCAATATTTTGCAAAAAAAACTGAATCAATTGATGAAAGTTATGTAATAATAGTTGATCCAATGCTAGCAACTGGTGGAAGTGCTAACAAAGCAATCGACATTGTTAAAGGTTGAGGCGTTAAAAATATTAAGTTTGTTTGCTTGGTAGCTGTTGAGCCAGGAATAAGTAATGTCTTAGAAAAACACCCAGATGTAGAAATATATGCAGCATCAAAAGATGAAAAACTTTCAGACAAAGGATATATCATACCAGGTCTAGGAGATGCTGGTGATAGAATATTTGGAACAAAGTAA
- a CDS encoding MG406 family protein has product MELKSIYKNWFKNPALTIIFMISFLTGMTITLLFVLKIINYSWLTGWVLGLTSFLVGIFISKKSVVLLLENENHFLFYFFFLLRIGAYATPLFIAFFNNNIIFDYRGVLIGLSPILLLPFTNHKILNLKSY; this is encoded by the coding sequence ATGGAATTAAAAAGTATATATAAAAACTGGTTCAAAAATCCTGCATTAACAATTATATTTATGATTAGCTTTTTAACAGGAATGACAATTACTTTGTTATTTGTGTTAAAAATTATTAATTATAGTTGATTAACAGGTTGGGTTTTAGGTTTAACTTCGTTTTTAGTTGGTATTTTTATTAGTAAGAAGTCAGTTGTTCTTCTTCTTGAAAATGAAAATCATTTTTTATTTTACTTTTTCTTTTTATTAAGAATAGGTGCTTACGCCACTCCGTTATTTATTGCTTTTTTTAATAACAATATTATTTTTGATTATAGAGGTGTATTAATTGGTCTTAGCCCAATTCTACTACTACCATTTACAAATCATAAAATCTTAAATCTTAAAAGTTATTAG
- a CDS encoding F0F1 ATP synthase subunit A, with translation MFEGLWSLTTQFSAIIITTILICAICITYNIKVRGQEEDKELSGMIVIIDMFVSSVENLVVSIMGKKYRKLTPYFLYICLYIIVGSLVSLLGFESPSSSYTITLSMAFVTFVMIYYFAFKYQKWAYLKRYINPIEIFTQFTPLLSMSFRLFGNLLGGSIILGLVYALFIGFQSSWAHGTISFGDEGMHWPSFGIWNAGVLEDDNAWKMQYTYWWSGVNIFTSAITPFLHMYFDMFDAVIQAVVFTMLSLSYWAEGMGEEQELTHKGEDRNSSKRTQKLKKIELQK, from the coding sequence ATGTTTGAAGGTTTATGATCTTTGACAACACAGTTTAGTGCAATCATCATTACCACAATTCTTATTTGTGCTATTTGTATTACTTATAACATTAAAGTGAGAGGGCAAGAAGAAGATAAAGAATTATCTGGAATGATTGTTATTATCGATATGTTTGTTTCTTCAGTTGAAAACTTAGTTGTTTCAATCATGGGGAAAAAATATCGTAAATTGACTCCATACTTTTTATACATTTGTTTGTATATCATAGTAGGATCATTGGTTTCATTACTTGGTTTTGAATCACCTTCTTCTTCATACACAATTACTTTATCAATGGCTTTTGTTACATTTGTGATGATTTATTATTTTGCATTTAAATATCAAAAATGAGCTTATCTAAAAAGATATATAAATCCAATTGAAATATTTACACAATTTACACCATTATTATCTATGTCTTTCCGTCTATTTGGTAACCTTTTAGGTGGATCAATTATTTTAGGACTAGTGTATGCATTGTTCATTGGTTTCCAAAGTAGTTGAGCACATGGGACAATTAGTTTTGGAGACGAAGGAATGCACTGACCATCATTTGGAATATGAAATGCAGGTGTTTTAGAAGACGACAATGCTTGAAAGATGCAGTATACGTACTGATGATCAGGGGTTAATATTTTCACAAGTGCTATAACTCCATTTTTACATATGTACTTTGATATGTTTGATGCTGTTATCCAAGCTGTTGTATTTACAATGTTATCACTTTCATATTGAGCAGAAGGTATGGGAGAGGAACAAGAGTTAACTCACAAAGGTGAGGATAGAAATAGTTCAAAAAGAACTCAAAAATTGAAAAAAATAGAATTACAAAAATAA
- the atpE gene encoding ATP synthase F0 subunit C, whose amino-acid sequence MPLLAESTSTGDGLKLLGAGVAIVGVAGAGIGQGAVGQGACMAIGRNPEMAPKITSTMIIAAGIAESGAIYALVVAILLIFVA is encoded by the coding sequence ATGCCTTTATTAGCAGAATCAACTTCAACTGGTGATGGTCTTAAATTATTAGGAGCTGGAGTTGCTATTGTTGGGGTTGCTGGAGCAGGAATCGGACAAGGTGCTGTTGGACAAGGTGCATGTATGGCAATCGGAAGAAACCCAGAAATGGCACCAAAAATTACTTCAACTATGATTATTGCAGCGGGGATTGCAGAATCAGGAGCTATTTACGCATTAGTTGTTGCTATTTTATTAATTTTCGTAGCTTAA
- the atpF gene encoding F0F1 ATP synthase subunit B translates to MIFIAETQTAGVPEIITSLFPNLPNFIAHVIATIVLIVILSKLMYKPFRKTIKDRRNKINELLSEAVQKQTEANMGVKKAEALLQDAKTESSLIIQTSKVDADIQKTHIINEAHKYADIIKNQAEKDIAQERSKIEAEIKTTIVNVAFDAAEQILQKEINKTKNKEIVDEFIENLDK, encoded by the coding sequence ATGATATTTATCGCAGAAACACAAACAGCTGGAGTTCCAGAAATCATAACATCTTTATTTCCTAACTTGCCAAACTTTATTGCGCATGTTATAGCTACAATTGTTTTAATAGTTATATTATCAAAATTGATGTATAAACCATTTAGAAAAACTATTAAAGACAGAAGAAACAAAATAAATGAATTATTAAGCGAGGCTGTGCAAAAGCAAACAGAAGCAAATATGGGTGTTAAAAAAGCCGAAGCATTATTGCAAGACGCTAAAACAGAATCTTCATTAATTATTCAAACTTCAAAAGTTGATGCTGATATTCAAAAAACTCACATCATTAATGAAGCTCACAAATATGCTGACATTATTAAGAATCAAGCAGAAAAAGACATCGCTCAAGAAAGATCAAAAATTGAAGCAGAAATTAAAACAACAATAGTTAATGTTGCGTTTGATGCTGCTGAACAGATTTTACAAAAAGAAATCAATAAAACTAAAAACAAAGAAATTGTTGATGAGTTTATTGAAAACCTTGATAAATAA